One region of Acidovorax sp. T1 genomic DNA includes:
- a CDS encoding FKBP-type peptidyl-prolyl cis-trans isomerase, giving the protein MTSTAASLPSVQSGSFLTLHYRLAGPAGDVINTFEDKPATLSLGTGELSPAMEQRLLGLPEGTHATFELAAGEAFGERNADMQQWVARKLLNELGDPDERYNVGDVVQFPTPDGQGSYAGAVMQVREDGAVLFDFNHPLAGQPVTFEVQIIGVL; this is encoded by the coding sequence ATGACATCTACCGCTGCCTCCCTTCCCTCCGTCCAGTCCGGCTCTTTCCTTACGCTGCACTACCGTCTGGCCGGTCCGGCCGGGGATGTGATCAACACGTTTGAGGACAAGCCCGCCACCTTGTCGCTGGGCACGGGCGAGTTGTCGCCCGCCATGGAGCAGCGCCTGCTGGGCCTGCCCGAGGGCACGCACGCCACGTTCGAGCTGGCCGCCGGCGAAGCCTTTGGCGAGCGCAACGCCGACATGCAGCAATGGGTGGCGCGCAAGCTGCTCAATGAGCTGGGCGACCCTGACGAGCGCTACAACGTGGGCGATGTGGTGCAGTTCCCCACGCCCGACGGGCAGGGCAGCTACGCGGGCGCCGTGATGCAGGTGCGTGAAGATGGCGCCGTGCTGTTCGACTTCAACCATCCGCTGGCGGGCCAGCCGGTGACGTTTGAAGTGCAGATCATCGGGGTGCTCTGA
- the ispH gene encoding 4-hydroxy-3-methylbut-2-enyl diphosphate reductase: MQKPQEILLAEPRGFCAGVDRAIEIVERALQKFGRPIYVRHEIVHNTYVVNDLKAKGAVFIEELSDVPPGATLVFSAHGVSRAVQQEAQARGFSIFDATCPLVTKVHVEVAKLAKEGYEFIMIGHKGHPEVEGTMGQLDHGIHLVEDVADVARVQPGQTEKLAVVTQTTLSVDDAAQITAAVRARFPTVREPKQQDICYATQNRQDAVKLLSPQVDVVIVVGSPTSSNSNRLRELAARLGTTAYMVDSADELRHEWFDGIARVGLTAGASAPEILVQQVIERIKALGAVSVRKMHGIEETIKFPLPKGLKIDAATGLEISERLPETGPAGH, from the coding sequence ATGCAGAAGCCTCAAGAAATATTGCTGGCCGAGCCGCGCGGCTTTTGCGCCGGCGTGGACCGCGCCATCGAGATCGTCGAGCGTGCGCTGCAAAAGTTTGGCCGCCCCATCTATGTGCGCCATGAAATCGTGCACAACACCTATGTGGTCAACGACCTCAAGGCCAAGGGCGCTGTCTTCATCGAAGAGCTGTCTGACGTGCCGCCCGGCGCCACGCTGGTGTTCAGCGCCCACGGCGTGAGTCGCGCGGTGCAGCAAGAGGCCCAGGCGCGCGGCTTCAGCATTTTTGACGCCACCTGCCCGCTGGTGACCAAGGTGCATGTCGAGGTGGCCAAGCTCGCCAAAGAGGGCTACGAGTTCATCATGATCGGGCACAAGGGCCATCCCGAGGTGGAAGGCACCATGGGCCAGCTCGACCACGGCATTCACCTGGTGGAAGACGTGGCCGATGTGGCCCGTGTGCAGCCCGGGCAGACCGAAAAGCTGGCGGTGGTCACGCAAACCACGCTGAGCGTGGACGACGCGGCCCAGATCACCGCTGCCGTGCGGGCGCGCTTCCCCACGGTGCGCGAACCCAAGCAGCAGGACATCTGCTACGCCACGCAAAACCGGCAGGATGCCGTCAAGCTGCTGAGCCCGCAGGTGGACGTGGTGATCGTGGTGGGCAGCCCCACCAGCTCCAACAGCAACCGGCTGCGCGAGCTGGCGGCCCGCCTGGGCACCACGGCCTACATGGTGGACAGTGCGGACGAGCTGCGCCACGAATGGTTTGACGGCATCGCCCGCGTGGGCCTCACGGCTGGCGCCTCGGCCCCCGAAATTCTGGTGCAGCAGGTGATCGAACGCATCAAGGCGCTGGGCGCGGTGTCGGTGCGCAAGATGCACGGCATCGAGGAAACCATCAAGTTCCCGCTGCCCAAAGGCCTCAAGATCGACGCGGCCACCGGCCTCGAAATTTCCGAGCGCCTGCCCGAGACGGGGCCAGCGGGGCATTGA
- a CDS encoding CBS domain-containing protein, which yields MFFVFGPSGQMYRGGPENLAHIAAVRRVARPQALRTRGPEVDGALSPPAPAPMPHSAAATVNLRMQGAVSAYSQAGQGPQLARQPLTQVRDVMTTPPLSVPPDLRVNDAWQILAERQVAQAPVVDALGRVIGLLLRADMAPLDLLPEPGAVKKTIELARRPVSEVMVNPVPTVAADTELRRVAAVLLDTGLPGLPVTDEAGVLSGFIARTDILRAVAADPPLDLWSGPAVLL from the coding sequence ATGTTCTTTGTATTCGGCCCGTCGGGCCAGATGTACCGGGGCGGGCCAGAGAATCTGGCGCACATCGCGGCCGTGCGGCGGGTGGCGCGCCCCCAGGCGCTGCGCACGCGCGGCCCGGAGGTGGATGGCGCGCTTTCGCCGCCCGCACCTGCGCCCATGCCGCACTCGGCGGCCGCCACCGTCAACCTGCGCATGCAAGGCGCGGTCAGCGCTTATTCGCAGGCCGGGCAAGGTCCCCAGTTGGCACGCCAGCCCCTGACCCAAGTGCGCGACGTGATGACCACACCCCCCCTCAGCGTGCCCCCCGACCTGCGCGTGAATGATGCCTGGCAGATCCTGGCCGAGCGCCAGGTGGCGCAGGCCCCGGTGGTGGATGCGCTGGGCCGCGTGATCGGGCTGCTGCTGCGGGCCGACATGGCGCCGCTGGATTTGTTGCCCGAACCCGGTGCCGTGAAAAAGACCATCGAGCTGGCGCGCCGCCCGGTGTCCGAGGTCATGGTGAACCCCGTGCCCACGGTGGCGGCCGACACCGAGCTGCGCCGCGTGGCCGCCGTGCTGCTCGACACCGGGCTGCCGGGCCTGCCGGTGACTGACGAAGCCGGCGTGCTGTCAGGCTTCATCGCGCGCACCGACATCTTGCGGGCCGTTGCGGCCGACCCGCCGCTGGATTTGTGGAGCGGGCCTGCGGTGTTGCTGTAG
- the serS gene encoding serine--tRNA ligase, translating into MLDILLLRKDLDTAIARLETRKKPQAFLDVSAFQALESERKTLQTRTEELQAQRNQLSKQVGMLMSRGDKDGAEAVKAQVAAGKAELEQSAARLEQIQSELLAMLVAVPNLPHESVPVGSDESGNVEVRRWGTPATFAFEVKDHVDVGTPLGLDFDMGVKLSGSRFTVMKGQIARLHRALSQFMLDVQTGEHGYTECYVPYAVNADSLKGTGQLPKFEGDLFAAKKGGQDGEPVPDNAALYLIPTSEVPLTNFVRDVVVTESELPIKLTAHTPCFRSEAGSYGRDTRGMIRQHQFDKVEMVQIVHPEKSYEALEDMTRHAEAVLQKLGLPYRVMSLCTGDMGFGAAKTYDLEVWLPAQNTYREISSVSNCEAFQARRLQARFKNAQGKNELVHTLNGSGLAVGRTLVAVLENYQQADGSVTVPEVLRPYMGGIAVLAP; encoded by the coding sequence ATGCTTGACATCCTTCTCCTCCGCAAAGACCTCGACACCGCCATTGCGCGGCTGGAAACCCGCAAAAAGCCCCAGGCCTTCCTGGATGTCTCCGCATTCCAGGCCCTGGAGTCCGAGCGCAAGACGCTGCAGACCCGCACCGAAGAGCTGCAAGCCCAGCGCAACCAGCTGTCCAAACAGGTCGGCATGCTGATGAGCCGTGGCGACAAGGACGGCGCCGAAGCCGTCAAGGCCCAGGTGGCTGCGGGCAAGGCAGAACTGGAACAATCCGCCGCCCGCCTGGAGCAGATCCAGTCCGAGCTGCTGGCCATGCTGGTCGCCGTGCCCAACCTGCCGCACGAAAGCGTGCCCGTGGGCAGCGACGAATCCGGCAACGTGGAAGTGCGCCGCTGGGGCACCCCCGCCACCTTCGCCTTCGAGGTGAAGGACCATGTGGATGTGGGCACCCCGCTGGGCCTGGATTTCGACATGGGCGTCAAGCTCTCGGGCTCGCGCTTCACCGTCATGAAAGGCCAGATCGCCCGCCTGCACCGCGCCCTCTCCCAGTTCATGCTCGACGTGCAGACCGGCGAACACGGCTACACCGAGTGCTACGTGCCCTACGCCGTGAATGCCGATTCGCTCAAAGGCACCGGGCAATTGCCCAAGTTCGAAGGCGACCTCTTCGCCGCCAAAAAGGGCGGCCAGGACGGAGAGCCCGTGCCCGACAACGCAGCGCTGTACCTCATCCCCACCAGCGAAGTGCCGCTGACCAACTTTGTGCGCGACGTGGTGGTGACCGAGTCCGAGCTGCCCATCAAGCTCACGGCCCACACGCCATGCTTTCGCTCCGAGGCCGGCAGCTATGGCCGCGACACGCGCGGCATGATCCGCCAGCACCAGTTCGACAAGGTCGAGATGGTGCAGATCGTGCACCCCGAAAAAAGCTACGAAGCGCTGGAGGACATGACCCGCCACGCCGAGGCCGTGCTGCAAAAGCTGGGCTTGCCTTATCGCGTGATGAGCCTGTGCACCGGTGACATGGGCTTTGGCGCCGCCAAAACCTACGACCTGGAAGTGTGGCTGCCCGCGCAGAACACCTACCGCGAAATCAGCTCGGTCAGCAATTGCGAGGCCTTCCAGGCCCGCCGTTTGCAGGCCCGCTTCAAGAACGCCCAGGGCAAAAACGAGTTGGTGCACACCCTGAATGGCTCCGGCCTGGCCGTGGGCCGCACGCTGGTGGCGGTGCTGGAGAACTACCAGCAGGCCGATGGCAGCGTGACGGTGCCTGAAGTGCTCCGCCCCTACATGGGCGGCATTGCTGTTTTGGCGCCCTGA
- the pstS gene encoding phosphate ABC transporter substrate-binding protein PstS, which yields MSTMAQSITGAGSSAAAPIYRSWAKAYAHATGVTVEYDPVGSSSGLRKIRQNDVGFGGSDVAPAAKELTEGGLVTFPVAITGISPVFNLTKISDGQLRLSGELLSRIYMGEISRWNAPEITALNPGVALPDEAIKVIVRSDGSGTTYNFADYLSKVSSKWKTTYGAKTSIQWADGFIGAKGSDGVAKALKDTPGSIAYIDHGYVKEYGLATAQMKNAEGNFVRPSVIAFKAALANSEWATSGSFSETLTQKSGKGSWPITMGTFVVVPKVANNPEQTLAALKFFAWAFLNGDTLVQENNFVRLPDRVQATAFKTITSIKDKSGAPIGMNLISSLLSTR from the coding sequence ATGAGCACAATGGCCCAAAGCATTACCGGTGCTGGCTCTTCGGCAGCCGCGCCCATCTACCGCAGCTGGGCCAAGGCGTACGCCCACGCAACAGGCGTAACGGTTGAATACGATCCCGTGGGATCATCGAGCGGCCTCCGGAAGATCCGCCAAAACGACGTGGGATTCGGAGGATCGGATGTGGCGCCTGCCGCCAAGGAACTTACCGAAGGTGGCCTGGTCACCTTCCCGGTTGCCATTACCGGGATATCACCCGTATTCAATCTGACCAAAATATCCGATGGCCAACTGCGCCTGTCTGGCGAATTATTGAGTCGCATCTACATGGGAGAAATCAGTCGCTGGAATGCGCCAGAAATCACCGCACTCAACCCCGGCGTCGCACTGCCCGACGAGGCAATCAAGGTCATAGTGCGCTCGGACGGTTCGGGCACCACCTACAACTTTGCGGATTATCTCAGCAAGGTTTCTTCCAAATGGAAGACGACCTATGGTGCAAAAACAAGCATCCAATGGGCTGACGGATTTATCGGCGCCAAAGGCAGTGACGGTGTCGCCAAGGCTCTGAAGGACACTCCGGGCTCCATTGCGTATATCGACCACGGTTATGTAAAGGAATATGGACTTGCCACCGCCCAGATGAAAAACGCAGAAGGCAATTTTGTCCGCCCATCGGTTATTGCATTCAAGGCCGCGCTGGCCAACAGCGAATGGGCCACATCCGGGTCGTTTTCAGAAACATTGACCCAGAAATCAGGCAAAGGCTCGTGGCCCATCACCATGGGTACTTTTGTTGTCGTCCCCAAGGTGGCCAACAACCCGGAGCAAACGCTGGCGGCCCTCAAATTCTTTGCCTGGGCGTTCCTCAATGGCGATACGCTGGTGCAGGAAAACAATTTCGTCCGCTTGCCAGACCGCGTACAGGCCACCGCCTTCAAGACAATCACGTCCATCAAGGACAAGTCGGGCGCCCCCATTGGCATGAACCTGATCTCATCCTTGCTGAGCACCCGGTGA
- a CDS encoding PEP/pyruvate-binding domain-containing protein encodes MKSSSSLPKHLYLVRTPPSQNLHKPSPATMGGKGYNLHRMTQAGLNVPVALVIGTHYTHAPQDCFLPVFSVGLHALEESTGLLFGDERNPLILSVRSGAPVSMPGMLETLLNIGLNDHTLPGLVRQTGNPRMAWDAYRRLVASYGEVVQGLPAALFEAEIDRLTQGEDERLLDFSQLRQLTRTFLALYETHAGRPFPQDAREQLSGAIEAVFASWNADKAVEYRRIHQIDHDMGTAVILQRMVFGNTGGHSGAGVGFTRDPSTGERRLWVDFLANAQGEDVVSGRRNAHGHATLAAVAPDAWQQLQASAQALEQHFKDMQDFEFTVQDGVLHMLQTRDGKRTPLAAARIALDLLEEGLIDSTEALARTQAIAMDALGTVRMVAGDDPDNAPAPLGLANPACSGVVSGAIALDAQAVERLVQRGVPAILVRQDAETSDIAAMQGAQGLLTQRGARTSHAAVVARQMGKTCLVGCTALHIDEAARTVQMGGQTLAENELITLDGNDGAIYAGQATSALVPDTALRARLEDLRNHNHDKKARHHKH; translated from the coding sequence ATGAAATCGAGCTCCAGCCTGCCCAAGCATCTGTACCTTGTTCGCACGCCGCCCAGCCAGAACCTGCACAAGCCCTCGCCCGCCACCATGGGCGGCAAGGGCTACAACCTGCACCGCATGACCCAGGCCGGGCTGAATGTTCCCGTCGCGCTGGTCATTGGAACGCACTACACCCATGCCCCGCAAGATTGCTTTTTGCCGGTGTTTTCCGTGGGCCTGCACGCGCTGGAAGAAAGCACCGGCCTGCTGTTTGGCGACGAGCGCAACCCGCTGATCCTGTCGGTGCGTTCGGGCGCCCCGGTGTCGATGCCAGGCATGCTGGAGACCCTGCTCAACATCGGCCTGAACGACCACACCCTGCCCGGCCTGGTGCGCCAGACCGGCAACCCCCGCATGGCCTGGGATGCCTACCGGCGCCTGGTGGCCAGCTACGGCGAGGTGGTGCAAGGGCTGCCTGCAGCGCTTTTCGAAGCCGAAATCGACCGCCTTACCCAGGGCGAGGACGAACGGCTGCTCGACTTCAGCCAGCTGCGCCAGCTCACGCGCACTTTTCTGGCCCTTTATGAAACCCATGCCGGCCGGCCCTTCCCGCAGGACGCCCGCGAGCAGCTCTCGGGTGCCATCGAGGCGGTGTTTGCCTCGTGGAACGCCGACAAGGCGGTGGAATACCGGCGCATCCACCAGATCGACCACGACATGGGCACCGCCGTGATCCTGCAGCGCATGGTGTTCGGCAACACCGGTGGGCATTCAGGTGCTGGCGTGGGCTTCACGCGCGACCCCAGCACCGGCGAGAGGCGCCTGTGGGTGGATTTTCTGGCCAACGCGCAGGGCGAAGACGTGGTCTCGGGCCGGCGCAATGCCCACGGCCATGCCACCCTGGCGGCGGTGGCGCCCGATGCCTGGCAGCAGCTGCAAGCCTCGGCCCAGGCACTGGAGCAGCATTTCAAGGACATGCAGGATTTCGAATTCACCGTGCAGGACGGCGTGCTGCACATGCTGCAAACCCGCGACGGCAAGCGCACCCCGCTGGCCGCCGCGCGCATTGCCCTGGACTTGCTGGAAGAAGGGCTGATCGACAGCACCGAGGCCCTGGCGCGCACCCAGGCCATCGCCATGGACGCGCTGGGCACCGTGCGCATGGTCGCCGGCGACGACCCCGACAATGCCCCCGCCCCGCTGGGACTGGCCAACCCGGCGTGCTCTGGCGTGGTGTCGGGCGCCATTGCGCTGGATGCGCAGGCCGTCGAGCGCCTGGTGCAGCGCGGCGTGCCAGCCATCCTGGTGCGCCAGGACGCCGAAACCAGCGACATCGCCGCCATGCAAGGGGCGCAAGGCCTGCTCACCCAGCGCGGCGCCCGCACATCGCACGCCGCCGTGGTGGCGCGGCAAATGGGCAAGACCTGCCTGGTGGGCTGCACGGCGCTGCACATCGACGAAGCCGCGCGCACCGTGCAGATGGGCGGCCAGACCCTGGCCGAGAACGAGCTGATCACCCTGGACGGCAACGACGGCGCCATCTACGCGGGCCAGGCCACCAGCGCCCTGGTGCCCGACACCGCGCTGCGCGCGCGGCTGGAAGACCTGCGCAACCACAACCATGACAAGAAAGCGCGCCACCACAAGCATTGA
- a CDS encoding phosphate transport regulator: MPLELAENGSMLKEKAVATLGQPSLLMPAWIKAALAANDRLKLYLTLLQSAAQHASAPDGPVGRWEKDIAQGGLQDAPWAQELVSGAYYDDDLLILPRMESLLDALANDLTAMARPVCDTGQASAAPLARRRDHWLHQLHALADDEGLRRTALNELTHGDHQRGDSLHLLVMDLHKQINALSSELATEDIDGAHAWQVHDDDRPLIQAFMRGLHRTAPLKFSHPGLDTAVTRDGQRLLIQNDIGTNDVHVLVIEVQDSTIALTYSDLHPGRFGFFRQMLEDMGFAWKVFDPRVSEGLNAGKPYVVGQACLEAQSNAQLQTGLENVASRIVFVIDWNRARKRLQHFVGKARAIELLTQAAHNNWGHMAWLMAGAERLVYNAMQAVDSEAFHVGDRLDDVLGEAAASNYLLELLRISSVLLRQQQPLSLVADEARLLLARVLRQRTFEFDLLAEHAAFTHALAEGLCDALENPGDAAQTQAQVLRAKNWERQADHLLMDARQRAERRPRWQPVMDCLAKADDVADALEEATFMHSLTLIHPAPGLPAEVRAALCQLAATTLAAIQDQVKAIEIARQVSQRADGPDSELFLQTLWRMLRAERQCDELFRQARATMVKNLRNAPVDLMLANDLAATLEKATDNLLRVGYALRQMVLNKTGMSA, from the coding sequence ATGCCCCTTGAACTTGCGGAGAATGGATCGATGCTCAAGGAAAAAGCGGTTGCAACCCTGGGGCAGCCCTCGCTTCTGATGCCCGCGTGGATCAAGGCGGCACTGGCGGCCAATGACCGGCTCAAGCTTTACCTGACCTTGCTGCAATCGGCGGCGCAGCATGCCTCGGCGCCCGATGGGCCCGTGGGGCGTTGGGAAAAGGACATCGCGCAAGGCGGGCTGCAGGACGCCCCCTGGGCCCAGGAACTGGTGAGCGGCGCTTATTACGACGACGACCTGCTGATCCTGCCCCGCATGGAGAGCCTGCTGGATGCGCTGGCCAACGATCTGACCGCCATGGCCCGCCCCGTGTGCGACACCGGGCAGGCCAGTGCCGCCCCGCTGGCTAGGCGGCGCGACCACTGGCTGCATCAACTGCACGCCCTGGCCGACGACGAAGGCTTGCGCCGCACTGCCCTGAACGAACTCACCCACGGCGACCACCAGCGCGGCGACAGCCTGCACCTGCTGGTGATGGACCTGCACAAGCAGATCAACGCCCTGTCGAGCGAACTGGCCACCGAAGATATCGACGGCGCCCACGCCTGGCAGGTGCACGACGACGACCGGCCGCTGATCCAGGCGTTCATGCGCGGCCTGCACCGCACCGCCCCCCTGAAGTTTTCACACCCCGGGCTGGACACTGCCGTCACGCGCGACGGCCAGCGGCTGCTGATCCAGAACGACATCGGCACCAACGACGTCCATGTGCTGGTCATCGAGGTGCAGGACAGCACCATCGCGTTGACCTATTCCGACCTGCACCCGGGGCGCTTCGGCTTTTTCCGGCAGATGCTCGAAGACATGGGGTTTGCCTGGAAGGTGTTCGACCCGCGGGTCTCCGAAGGGCTCAATGCCGGCAAACCCTACGTGGTGGGCCAGGCCTGTCTGGAGGCGCAGAGCAACGCCCAGCTGCAAACCGGCCTGGAAAACGTGGCCTCGCGCATCGTCTTCGTGATCGACTGGAACCGGGCGCGAAAGCGTCTGCAGCATTTCGTGGGCAAGGCCCGGGCCATCGAGCTGCTCACGCAGGCCGCGCACAACAACTGGGGGCACATGGCCTGGCTCATGGCGGGGGCCGAGCGCCTGGTCTACAACGCCATGCAGGCCGTGGACAGCGAGGCCTTCCATGTGGGCGACCGGCTCGACGACGTGCTGGGTGAGGCCGCCGCCAGCAACTATCTACTGGAGTTGCTGCGCATCTCCAGCGTGTTGCTGCGCCAGCAGCAACCCTTGTCGCTGGTGGCCGACGAAGCGCGCCTGCTGCTGGCCCGCGTGCTGCGCCAGCGCACCTTCGAATTCGACCTGCTGGCCGAACACGCCGCCTTCACCCACGCGCTGGCCGAGGGCCTGTGCGATGCCCTGGAAAACCCCGGCGACGCCGCCCAGACCCAGGCCCAGGTACTGCGCGCCAAGAACTGGGAGCGCCAGGCCGACCACCTGCTCATGGATGCGCGCCAGCGGGCCGAACGCCGGCCCCGCTGGCAGCCGGTGATGGACTGCCTGGCCAAAGCCGACGACGTGGCCGATGCGCTGGAAGAAGCCACCTTCATGCACTCGCTGACGCTGATCCATCCAGCGCCCGGCTTGCCCGCTGAAGTGCGCGCAGCGCTGTGCCAGCTGGCAGCCACCACCCTGGCGGCCATCCAGGATCAGGTCAAGGCCATCGAGATTGCCCGCCAGGTCAGCCAGCGGGCCGATGGCCCCGACAGCGAACTGTTTTTGCAGACCCTGTGGCGCATGCTGCGCGCCGAGCGCCAGTGCGACGAACTGTTTCGCCAGGCACGCGCCACCATGGTCAAGAACCTGCGCAACGCCCCGGTGGACCTGATGCTCGCCAACGACCTGGCCGCCACGCTGGAAAAAGCCACCGACAACCTGCTGCGGGTCGGCTATGCCTTACGCCAGATGGTGCTCAACAAAACGGGAATGTCGGCATGA
- a CDS encoding acyl-CoA thioesterase, which yields MPWDYPQPFTQPAMPQAPDIDGLNHTNNAVYVQWCEKTAWAHSRALGLDLHDYHRLDRAMAIRRSEYNYLLPSVEGDALTLGTWLVASDGKLTMDRRFQLIRNRDQATILRGHWELVCIELGSGKPRRMPEEFCRAYLPALTTR from the coding sequence ATGCCATGGGACTATCCACAACCGTTCACCCAGCCCGCCATGCCGCAGGCACCGGACATTGACGGACTGAACCACACCAACAACGCCGTCTATGTGCAGTGGTGCGAAAAAACCGCCTGGGCGCACTCGCGGGCCCTGGGGTTGGACCTGCACGATTACCACCGCCTGGACCGGGCCATGGCCATCCGCCGCAGCGAATACAACTACCTGCTGCCGTCGGTGGAGGGTGACGCGCTCACCTTGGGCACCTGGCTGGTGGCCAGCGACGGCAAGCTGACCATGGACCGGCGCTTCCAGCTCATCCGCAACCGCGACCAGGCCACCATCCTGCGGGGCCACTGGGAGCTGGTGTGCATCGAGCTGGGCAGCGGCAAGCCGCGGCGCATGCCCGAGGAATTCTGCCGCGCCTACCTGCCCGCCCTGACCACCCGCTGA
- a CDS encoding IS630 family transposase — protein MRTGRPKSELVLSDEERSQLQLFARSRSLPAALSSRARIVLSSAEGEPNNAIAARLKLTNATVGKWRSRFIERRIAGLYDDIRPGAPRTIDDERIAELINTTLHTKPVNGSTHWSVRGVAAETGISKTSVQRYFQLFGLQPHRTEGFKLSNDPFFVEKLRDVVGLYLSPPDNALVICVDEKSQCQALERTQPMLPMGFGYAEGVTHDYKRHGTTTLFAALNVLNGAVLASCKPRHRHQEFLSFLREIETAVPPELDIHCIVDNYATHSHPKIKAWLATRPRWHMHFIPTYSSWLNQVERFFALITDKAIRRGSFTSVKQLVQRIDQFVAHHNANSQPFKWTATADSILEKLHRLCSRISGTGH, from the coding sequence ATGAGAACAGGCAGACCGAAATCTGAATTGGTACTGAGTGACGAGGAGCGATCGCAATTGCAGTTGTTTGCGCGCAGCCGCTCGTTGCCTGCGGCATTGAGCAGCCGGGCGCGCATTGTTCTTAGCAGCGCTGAGGGCGAGCCCAACAACGCGATCGCCGCGCGGCTGAAATTGACCAACGCCACCGTAGGCAAGTGGCGCTCGCGTTTCATCGAGCGGCGCATCGCCGGTCTGTACGATGACATTCGCCCCGGCGCGCCACGCACCATCGACGATGAGCGGATCGCCGAGTTGATCAACACCACGCTGCACACCAAGCCGGTAAACGGCTCGACGCACTGGAGCGTGCGCGGCGTGGCCGCAGAGACGGGCATCTCCAAGACCAGCGTGCAGCGCTACTTCCAGCTCTTTGGTCTGCAGCCGCATCGCACCGAGGGCTTCAAACTGTCCAATGATCCATTCTTTGTGGAGAAGTTGCGCGACGTGGTGGGTCTGTACCTGAGTCCCCCGGACAACGCCTTGGTCATCTGCGTGGACGAGAAAAGTCAATGCCAGGCGCTGGAGCGCACGCAGCCGATGCTGCCCATGGGCTTTGGCTACGCCGAAGGTGTCACTCACGACTACAAGCGCCATGGCACCACAACGTTGTTTGCCGCGTTGAATGTACTCAACGGCGCGGTGCTGGCCAGTTGCAAACCGCGCCATCGGCATCAGGAGTTCCTGTCGTTTCTGCGCGAGATCGAGACCGCTGTGCCACCCGAGCTCGACATCCATTGCATCGTGGATAACTACGCCACGCACAGTCACCCAAAGATCAAGGCTTGGCTGGCCACCCGGCCGCGCTGGCACATGCACTTCATTCCGACCTACAGCTCCTGGCTGAATCAGGTTGAGCGTTTCTTCGCACTGATCACCGACAAGGCCATCCGGCGCGGATCGTTCACCAGCGTCAAGCAGCTCGTGCAGCGCATCGATCAGTTCGTCGCTCACCACAACGCCAACAGCCAGCCGTTCAAATGGACGGCCACCGCAGATTCGATTCTTGAGAAGTTGCATCGACTTTGCTCACGTATCAGCGGGACAGGACACTAG